From the genome of Syntrophorhabdaceae bacterium:
ACGCAAAGAAGAACCTCTATTTTTTATTTTCAATCATTATTATCTTTTTGCATGATAATATCAAGGGGACTTCTCGGGGCGTTTGCCATATCCCTCATGACATGGGTATAGATCATGGTGGTCTCGACATTCTTGTGCCCGAGGAGTTCCTGCACCTCCCTGATGTTGACTCCATTCATGAGGAGGTGTGTGGCAAAGCTGTGACGCAAGGTATGAGGTGTTGCGTGTTTGACTATGCCAGCCTTTTTCAGGGCAACATTAATGGCAGTCTGGATTGCCTTGTCGCTTATATGATGCCGTCTTATTTTACCGCTTAATGGGTCTATAGAAAGCCTTTCAGATGGAAACACATACTGCCAGCCCCACTCTCTGCCTGCATTGGGGTATTTCTTACTTAAGGCATCAGGCATATACACTTCACCATATCCTGACAATAGGTCTTTTTCATGCAATGCCTTTACTTTTTCGAGATGTTTCTGTAGGCTTTCTATTGACATTTTCGGAAGCATGACGGTTCTGTCGTTATCACCCTTTCCACTTCTTACATATATGAGATTATTATCAAAATCTATATCCTTTATCCGAAGCCGCGCACATTCCATAATCCGTAAGCCCGAACCATATAAAAGCTGGGCAATGAGAAGGCCGTTTCCAGACATATTAGAAAGCAGGCTTTTAATTTCTTCAACAGAGAGCACAACCGGCAGTCTGATTCCTCGTTTTGCCCTGACGGTGTCTGATATACCTTTTAGATTTTGTTTCAAGACATATCGGAAAAGAAAAAGGAGTGCATTGAATGCCTGATTTTGAGTAGAGGATGAAACCTTATGTTTTAAGGCGAGGTGGCTTAAGAAATTTTTCATGTCTTCGCTATCGCATACAGGGTTATCTGTCTTTTTTATTTCAGATACATAAGTAAAAAAACGTTTTGTCCAGTCAAGGTAGGTCTGTTCGGTTCTGTATGAATAGTGTTTGAGGCGAATTAGGCGTTTCATCTCGTTTGTAACGTCTGCAACTGATGAGAAAGCAGGATCCTGCACCTTTTGAACAAGTATTCTTCTGAAACTTATACCTTCATCATAGTGATAAAGATATAACCTTAATGCATCTTCTGCCTGCCGTATAAGCCCGTCGCTTAAATGTTCTTTGGTCTTCAAGAGGTCGAGAAACCTCTGTACTAGTATCTCAATATCTTTTTCTGTCTCTTTCTCTGAGAATGTAAGGAACTGGCTAACTCTGAGCGCATAGAATGGAATGTATTTTTCATTGATAAACTTCCTCTCAAAAAGGAATTTTTGAAACTCAGGTAATGTATATTTTAATCGATTAGACAATAATACCATAATAATCGTCCTTCGTAATTTAAGGTATTATTATATAATTACGACATTAAAAGCAAGAATAACATTAAAATAATTGAGTATTTGCTTGACATTTAAAGATCTGTATGAGAATATTTTTTCTATAACGAAATACGGATATTAATTGTTAGCAATAAAAATATTTCATCAGTCATGGAGGAATAAAAAAATGAAAAGTAAATTTTATGTAGTGATCTTTGCAGCTGTTATTGTGACTATGTTTCTTGGGTGTTCAAAACAAGCTCCAAAATGCTCTGACGATGAAACTGTTACATTAGTGAGAAAAATTATATTTGATCAAATTGGTGGTAGTGAAGGATTATCTGAAAAAGAAATTAAAGATAACATGAAAATTGAATATCCAAGAGCCTCTGCACAAGATGACAAAATTAAGAAATACAGTTGCGAAGCAAAACTAATCGCTGGGGATGCTTACCAACTTCCCATAACTTATGAATCCCAACTTGACGATAAAGGTCAACATATAGTTTCAGTTGGCGGCATTATGCGTGGTGATCTAATGGCTGTTCATTCTGCAATTAAGGAGAGTCTTATCAAAACTAGAGTACCCAAGAGTGAGGCCGTGCCGGTGCCGGCACCGGCACCGGCACCACCACCAGCGCCCGCTGAACAACAAAAACAGAGTACTTCCGTTGAGCAAAGCGGTATTTGCAAAGGTCTTGATCTCTCAGTCACTTCCGAACAAATTGAATGCCTTGAAAGAAAATACACTGCTGCCGATAAGGAACTTAACAATATTTACAAGCAGACCATGTCAAGACTAGCTGACTCCCGTAAGTCAGCATTAAAAAAAGAGCAAGTTGCTTGGATCAAAGAAAAAGAGTCAAAATGTTCGCAAGCTGGTAAAGAAATGGAAGGTGGAACTCTTGAAACAGTTATGATTAAAGACTGTTTTGTCCAAATGACTGAGCAGCGTGTTACATACTTAAAAAATTTCAAATAAATTGCTAACCCGTCGCTACAGCCGATCGCAGCCCGCTGGGCTGCTCCGGCTGAGCTTTTCGTTAGGCTTACGCCGACTGTATCACCGCTTCCGTGCGCGTGACTTTGCAGTTCTGTAAGATGACCTAGACCTTGCAAATTTGCAAACTGTGGAAGCCGAAACATTTCGTTTTCGGCGGCGAAGCCGCCATAAGGCACGTACAGCACGAAGGCGGCGAAGCGGAGCGGCGAAGCCGACGCCTGCGAAGCAGTGCGGGCGTGGAGCGAAGCGGAACGCCGAAGCGAAGCCGGCGAAGTGCTATTCCCGCTTATGACACAAAGGCGGGCTTTCGCCCGCCACGTCAATTATGCTGTTCCGTTGTCGGTCAAGGGTTGCGCCCTTCGGGTTGCTTCGCAAGTCGGCGGCGTCCGCCTGCGGCGTCCGCCTGCCGACCGCAACCCTTGACCTAACCGTCAAAGTGCCTTGCTGGGCGGAGTCGGCGAAGCCGCCGCAAGCCAGTGAGCGGAGCGAACGTTAGCCGCCGAAGGCGGCGTAGGCGGAAAAGCCCCGCCCCCCAAGAGCGGTATAACACACATTACTGCACGCGGAGCGCAGCCGTCCCGTAGGGCGGCGTAGCGCGTAGCGGGCGCGGGGTGGGGGGATGCCACGCGGCGGGGGGCGGGGCGGGCGGCGGCGGTGACGGTTGCGACAGTGAACGCTATCGCTAACTGCTCCTTCAATTAGAAAATATGTGTGTGTGTTGTGTGTGTGTGTGGACTAGCGGCGATACTCGACTAGGGCAACGGTTACCACAATCAGCGTGATTGCTATCATGCCGACAGTCCCGTCACCACTAGCGGCAATCGCAGAGATAGCCGCTAGTGCAACCGCCTGCACACTGTCCTGCTTGCGGCTCTTCATAGGTCCGCCAACAGTCGAGACACACCCAGTAACGGATGACTTGCCCATGTTCCCAACATTTTATCAGGCGTAGGACTTCAATCTGTTTGCCGCATATGTCGCAGGGAAACATGCCGCCGCTTGCGGCGGGCAGAGCCGTCAGAGCGTTAGTCATTTTGCACCTTTCGAAAGACGGAACCATCGCGCACAGTGAACGGCGCAGAGAACGCATAGCACCATTTTTCGATGTACCGCTTTGCCGTTTCAGTGCTAATGCCGAGACGAAATGCCGCTTCCGCGCGTAGACCTACAATCGGCACGCCTTCAGGCATTTTCTCGCACAGTTGTTCTAACATTTTGACAAATGTGCGTTCTGCAACGGCATTGAAGCCTACAATATCAATTGCTTTGAGTGTTTCTAGGTCAGGCGGCGGCGGCGGAAGTTTGACGGGTTCTTTTGGCGGCGGTGACGGTTGCCCATGATAGTCCACAATGCGGACAGTCGTCACGTCTCCGCTTTTGATGACAGTAGCCTTGCCTCTGCTTTTCTTGACCATAGCAACCTTCCTAGTAGAGAGATTGCCTAACATGCGCTTGCAGCCGACCGCCTGTCAGCGGCGGCTGAAGCGTGAACGTTCGCTGTAACTAATGAAGAAAGGAGAAGGAAAATGGCACTAATTGACCGCATCAAATACGATTCGCCATCTGACGATGCAATCGTGTGGAAATTTCCGAGCGAGGATATACGCCTTGGAGCACAATTGATTGTAAACGAAAGCCAGGAGGCCGTCTTCTTCAAGGGAGGGAAAGCGCTTGATACATTCGGTGCAGGGACCCATACCTTATCAAGCTATAACCTTCCCTTGTTGCGAAAACTTATAAATCTACCCTTTGGCGGTAAGACTCCTTTTTCGGCTGAGGTCTGGTATGTCAACAAGACAGTGAAGCGTGACTTGAAATGGGGAACGAAGGGACCAATTCAGGTGATCGACCCTCTTTACAATTACCCTGTCAGCGTTCGTGCGTTCGGAAGATGGGGTTTGCGAGTAACCGATGCACGCAATTTCATTGTGCAGATTGTAGGTACCCAAACATCCTCATCCTCCAAAGACTACATTGGTTCGGAGAGGATTGAAGAATATTTCGTCGGTGAAATTGTCCAGCGGCTTTCTGATGCACTCGCCAAGTTCTTCGTTGAAAGTAATATCTCTGTTTTCCAAGCAAGCGCTCGCATCAATAATCTCTCTGCGTTTCTCTCCAGTGACATCAGCCCGGAGTTTCAGCGTTTCGGAATCGAGATCGTCAATTTCAACGTCGAGCGCATCAGCATCCCAGAGGAAGAGCAAAAGAAATTCCAAGAAATTTTTGGCAAGCGCATGGAGATTGACCAGATCAGCCAGGCAAGGGTTGGTCAGGCTTACACAATAATGCGGACCTTCGACACCCTGGAAAAGGCTGCCGAGAACGAAGCTGGAGGCGCTGGGCAACTACTTGGAGCTGGTCTGGGCCTTGGCGCTGGTCTAGGCGCGGGCGTTCCCATTGGTCAGCAAATAGGTGGCGCAATGAATGTACAGCCTCAGCAGCAAGCGCAGGGTGATGATCCTATGGCCAAGCTACAGAAGCTCAAGCAGATGCTTGATGCGGGTTTGATAACCCAAGAAGAATTCGATCAGAAGAAAAAACAGATTCTTGATTCCATATAAGGTGGCCTGATATGAAACATAGACAGGCATTCAAATACACCATACTTGCTGGCTGGTTCATTACGGCTCTGACTATTTTCCTTGTTGCCACTTTGATTGTCCCTGAAGAAATCCGATCCGGCTATTTCTGGTACCGCGTCATTTGGGCGGAAGTGCTGTGCCTTCTTTTTTGGGGAAGTGCATCCTTCTACATTCTGGTCTCTGTCGCTCAGAAGGATCCCGTCACTCGTTTTGGTGGGATTGCACCGACGATATCCATTGTCACCTCTACATATGCGATTCTGAGCTTTTCGGTAATGGTTATCCACACGTTCATGTCTGAAGGAGATACCGCTAACCGTGTTCATTGGATTTTGCAAATTGTCTTCTTTGCGGTTGCCGCTCTTTCAGTTGTTTTTCTTTCCATTTCTCGTGCTGCCGCGACCTCTGGCCTCGGTTTTGACGGGGCCAATGCTTTGACACCGAAGGAGCTTCATGATTTGCTCGTTGTTCACGAATCATCACTCCGCAGCCCAGCGACACAAAGCCTTAAAGCCAGCATAAAGCAATTGAGAGAGGCGCTGATCTACTCACTGAATGAGTCTGCTTCATTGGCAGATCTTTCAGACTATCAAGATCTCAGCCGAGAAATCAAAGCTCTCTGCGAATCGATGACCGGGTTGCCAAGTATCAGTGAAGGCCAAACGGATAGATTCGATTCCTTGAGAGAATCCGCCATCGCGTTGACAACAAGAACAAAACTAGTTTCTGCAAAGCAGGTTAGGAGGTAGAGAATGGAAATTAGTGAATGCCCGCAATGTGGCGCAGCCGCATCACCGGCAGATCGTAAATGTGGCTACTGCAAGGCCGAGTTTTTCGTTACCAGCCTTGCCTATCTTGGGAGTTTCGATTCAGGCGGGGTTGGGAAATACCTAAAACACTACAAAGAGCTGAACCGTCATGACCCGCACAATATTGAAGGCTTACTCGGGCTTGGCTTGTGCTACTTACAAATGGGTACTTATCCATTGGCTCAAAAGTGCTTTGAACAGATCATTGAGGCTTCACCAGATGTTTCAGGGGCTTATTACTATTATGCTTTGGCGAGCATTAAAGGGAGGCGAATAATGACTTTGTCCCTCAACGAGGCACGCCAACTTGAAACCTATCTCAACACGGCCATTCAAATAGATGGTGAAATTCCCCAGTACAAATTGTTACTCGCTATGCTGAAGAGGGATTACTACGAAACTAACGGAATGAAAGTCCCGCCTCCCAGTGCTACTGAACTCCTGTTCGATATAGAGGGTCAACAGATCAATAAGAACGAAATTGAGCATCTTAGAGCATCGGTCAAAGTCGGAAAGGAGGCACAATATTATGAGATATTGACAGTCGTTTAACTGAATTTTGAGAAACAAGCAAGAGAAAACAAACAAGACGAAAGGAGAAATAATCATGGCAAACGAAGTGAAACGTGAAGCGATCAAAAAGTACTTCAAACCCTTCCCGAAGGGAGCAGTATGGGCGATTTTGATAGGTATTCCTCTGTTGTTCGCATATGGTCTTGGCATTATTCCAATAGCAATCGGTATCATCATGTTGGTTACATGGAACAAGAAACCAACTGATTCTGAAATGGACAAGTACATTGCTGAGTATTTGTCCCTCGCCAAGAGCAGATCGCTGCAAAAGACATCTATTGATGAATCAGAGCTTGTTGGTGAGTCCGTTGTGGTGACAGGCCCTAGATTCTGGAACACGGCAGGTTCGGACATACTTTTCAAGAAAGGAAAGGATGCAATACTGCGGTTTACACCGATCAACATAAGCGTGCTTCATATGACACAGAACCAGATTGTATCGTATCAGTGCTGCCTGGACTTGACGACTGGTAACTACCTGAATGAAGCTACAGATGAATACTTCTATAAGGATGTAGTGTCTGTGGCAACGAAAACAGAATCCAAGTCCTACCAATCTGAGAAGTTCGGCACAATTCAGCTTAACGAGGCTGAGACGTTTGTCCTTACCACTTCCGGTGGTAACTTTGTTGAAATAGTGCTGAAGGACCCGAAGCTAATTGAAATGATGGGAGGTGGCGACATCCCGACAACAGAGGCTGAGCGTGCAATTCAGGTTGTAAGGAAGATGCTCCGAGAGAAAAAGCAAGGTTGAGGCAAAAAGACAGCGAACAAGGCGCTGCACCGGACGGCAATTCCGCTGCGCTCCATTGCCGCCGGTGAGCTTGGTCGTTGGGACCAAGAGGAGATGGTATGACAAAACGTACCTACTGGCTGGACCTGTTCACCGGAGCCACATGGGAAGAGTTCAAGGCCGCGGGTGCCAAGGTATCAGGCTTCCGC
Proteins encoded in this window:
- a CDS encoding integron integrase, encoding MVLLSNRLKYTLPEFQKFLFERKFINEKYIPFYALRVSQFLTFSEKETEKDIEILVQRFLDLLKTKEHLSDGLIRQAEDALRLYLYHYDEGISFRRILVQKVQDPAFSSVADVTNEMKRLIRLKHYSYRTEQTYLDWTKRFFTYVSEIKKTDNPVCDSEDMKNFLSHLALKHKVSSSTQNQAFNALLFLFRYVLKQNLKGISDTVRAKRGIRLPVVLSVEEIKSLLSNMSGNGLLIAQLLYGSGLRIMECARLRIKDIDFDNNLIYVRSGKGDNDRTVMLPKMSIESLQKHLEKVKALHEKDLLSGYGEVYMPDALSKKYPNAGREWGWQYVFPSERLSIDPLSGKIRRHHISDKAIQTAINVALKKAGIVKHATPHTLRHSFATHLLMNGVNIREVQELLGHKNVETTMIYTHVMRDMANAPRSPLDIIMQKDNND
- a CDS encoding lysozyme inhibitor LprI family protein: MKSKFYVVIFAAVIVTMFLGCSKQAPKCSDDETVTLVRKIIFDQIGGSEGLSEKEIKDNMKIEYPRASAQDDKIKKYSCEAKLIAGDAYQLPITYESQLDDKGQHIVSVGGIMRGDLMAVHSAIKESLIKTRVPKSEAVPVPAPAPAPPPAPAEQQKQSTSVEQSGICKGLDLSVTSEQIECLERKYTAADKELNNIYKQTMSRLADSRKSALKKEQVAWIKEKESKCSQAGKEMEGGTLETVMIKDCFVQMTEQRVTYLKNFK
- a CDS encoding SPFH domain-containing protein; the encoded protein is MALIDRIKYDSPSDDAIVWKFPSEDIRLGAQLIVNESQEAVFFKGGKALDTFGAGTHTLSSYNLPLLRKLINLPFGGKTPFSAEVWYVNKTVKRDLKWGTKGPIQVIDPLYNYPVSVRAFGRWGLRVTDARNFIVQIVGTQTSSSSKDYIGSERIEEYFVGEIVQRLSDALAKFFVESNISVFQASARINNLSAFLSSDISPEFQRFGIEIVNFNVERISIPEEEQKKFQEIFGKRMEIDQISQARVGQAYTIMRTFDTLEKAAENEAGGAGQLLGAGLGLGAGLGAGVPIGQQIGGAMNVQPQQQAQGDDPMAKLQKLKQMLDAGLITQEEFDQKKKQILDSI
- a CDS encoding tetratricopeptide repeat protein, producing MEISECPQCGAAASPADRKCGYCKAEFFVTSLAYLGSFDSGGVGKYLKHYKELNRHDPHNIEGLLGLGLCYLQMGTYPLAQKCFEQIIEASPDVSGAYYYYALASIKGRRIMTLSLNEARQLETYLNTAIQIDGEIPQYKLLLAMLKRDYYETNGMKVPPPSATELLFDIEGQQINKNEIEHLRASVKVGKEAQYYEILTVV